The following proteins come from a genomic window of Trifolium pratense cultivar HEN17-A07 linkage group LG4, ARS_RC_1.1, whole genome shotgun sequence:
- the LOC123923327 gene encoding serine carboxypeptidase-like 42: MGKFWLIGIFIVATYACNFLGTRVVVEGYPIEDLIVSLPGQPKVKFSQYAGYIDIDVKHGRSLFYYFVEADHQPHQKPLTLWLNGGPGCSSIGGGAFTELGPFFPNGDGRGLRKNSMSWNRASNLLFVESPAGVGWSYSNTASDYNIGDASTANDMLLFFLKWYEKFPTYRSRELFLTGESYAGHYIPQLANAILDYNAHSTGYKFKLKGVAIGNPLLNLDRDAQATYDYFWSHGMISDEIGLAITKDCDFDDYTFTNPHNVSESCYNATSDAYKIVGDYINNYDVILDVCYPSIVEQELRLKKMATKISVGVDVCMSYERRFYFNLPEVQKALHANRTNLPYPWSMCSGVLNYSDTDPNINMLPILKRIVQNHIPVWVFSGDQDSVVPLLGSRTLIRELAHDLKFKITVPYGAWFHKGQVGGWVTEYGNLLTFATVRGAAHMVPYAQPSRALHLFSSFVNGRRLPNTTRPSVGG; encoded by the exons ATGGGAAAGTTTTGGCTTATTGGGATTTTCATTGTTGCAACCTATGCCTGTAATTTTCTAGGAACAAGGGTAGTAGTAGAAGGGTACCCAATTGAGGATCTGATTGTTAGTCTACCAGGACAACCTAAAGTTAAATTCAGTCAATATGCTGGCTATATTGATATTGATGTAAAACATGGTAGAAGTcttttctattattttgttGAGGCTGACCATCAACCTCATCAAAAACCACTCACCCTTTGGCTTAATGGAG GTCCTGGATGTTCATCCATTGGAGGAGGTGCCTTTACTGAATTGGGTCCGTTTTTTCCTAATGGTGATGGACGCGGTCTACGAAAGAATTCAATGTCTTGGAATAGAG CTTCGAATCTCCTCTTTGTCGAGTCTCCTGCTGGAGTTGGTTGGTCATACTCAAATACAGCTTCTGATTATAACATCGGTGACGCCTCCACAG CCAATGATATGCTGTTGTTCTTCCTGAAATGGTATGAGAAGTTTCCTACCTACAGATCAAGAGAGTTGTTTCTTACCGGAGAAAGCTATGCAG GACATTACATACCTCAGTTGGCTAATGCTATTCTTGATTATAATGCTCATTCAACCGGTtacaaattcaaattgaaaGGAGTTGCT ATTGGAAACCCACTTTTGAATCTCGATCGTGATGCACAAGCAACATATGACTACTTCTGGTCACACGGAATGATTTCGGATGAAATTGGCCTTGCCATTACGAAGGATTGCGATTTCGATGATTATACTTTTACAAATCCTCATAATGTATCTGAATCATGCTACAATGCAACCAGCGATGCTTATAAAATTGTTGGAGATTATATAAACAACTACGATGTGATTCTCGATGTTTGTTATCCATCTATTGTTGAACAAGAATTGAGATTGAAAAAGATG GCTACTAAAATAAGTGTAGGGGTAGATGTCTGTATGAGTTATGAAAGACGTTTTTACTTTAACCTTCCGGAGGTTCAAAAGGCTCTTCATGCAAACCGTACCAATTTGCCGTATCCATGGTCCATGTGCAGCGG TGTTTTAAATTACAGTGATACCGATCCTAACATTAATATGCTTCCAATTCTCAAACGGATTGTTCAAAACCATATTCCAGTATGGGTTTTCAG TGGAGACCAAGATTCTGTTGTGCCATTACTTGGTTCTAGAACACTCATCCGTGAACTAGCGCACGACCTGAAGTTCAAGATTACAGTCCCATATGGTGCTTGGTTCCACAAAGGCCAG GTTGGAGGTTGGGTAACCGAGTACGGAAATTTGTTAACTTTCGCCACCGTAAGAGGAGCAGCGCACATGGTACCATATGCACAACCTTCTAGAGCACTGCATCTATTCAGTTCCTTTGTGAACGGTAGGAGATTGCCGAACACAACTCGTCCGTCAGTTGGTGGATGA